GCAGATCTAAAAATTAAGAGATAAACTAAAGCAGGAATAAGAGTTTATTAAGAAATTCTTGCAAGCTGGGtatatttaagaattaaaaTCAAGTATCTTATTAAGAAATATGTTTATACTAAAGaaaaatagagaataaagacttatttataactactaatctttaaataatataataattaataatataaataaagtactatatatagaatagaaaAGAGACTTATTATAAGAAGtaaaaattataactatttttaatattcagtagggttattataatctaagaataaataaagagGATATCTGGAagatagtattttttatagatataggactttataaatagattattatatctataagattaaaataattactaGCTAAATTTACTAGgtatataacttatatacTCTAGGAGTACTTAAACAactttattactatttattttaataatattattatctatttaaaaaACCTAAAGGACCATgatacttatatataaaagattataataattataataaacaCCTAATTAAccttaagtattaaaaaatataaatttaatataactaaaattaagtatttagGGATAGTTTTTATACTAAACAGATAAAAGATACCACTAAAAAAAGTTAAATCAATACTTAATTAGctagtactaaataataagaaaagagTATAAAGATTTTTAGGAATTACCAGGTATATATAGAGGTACCTATTTAAgtacttataaataatatagttaattataaagctactataagataactaattatttaaatagagaTAAGAGGAATAAGAAgcttttaaaaaaattaaagaaaaaGTTAAAGACTTGcctattcttatattatttaatccAGAATAGTAATCATAGATAAAAACCGATATATTAGAAGAAGCTATTAGGTTAGtacttaaataaaagaaaaataagaaattataatctattacttTTTACTTAAGATAACTTACTCAAGCCGAACgaaattataatatatataatagagagatacttataattattaagagatttaagtattaaagatattatctcTAAAGGGTTAAagataaagttattatataaactaattataaaaatcttatatactttataacCTCCAAGGagctaattaaataataagtataatagGCTTAATACCTTACTAAATttaactttaaaattaagtatattaataagaaaaagaatattactactaatatCCTAAGCTAATAACCGGactatctaattaatattaagaaacCTAAAACTAATCtattaaagaaagaataggatagattataatttaattaaaatacttagcttactataataataataattaataattataaatttatagtTCAACTTAAGAGGGcatagaaaaaaaataaatacttatagaATTAGAAGATTAACAGGATGTAACTTAAGAAGtaaaatagaattataatatagaatagattaattataatacttaagaatataattagAGAAATAATTAGGATATATTATAACCCGCTAACTAAAGAATACCAGgagattaaataaataatagaaaagatctaataagtatattactttctataaatatataaaagagtctaagactatattattaagtataaagagtataattagaataaattaatatattatcaACTATTCAGAAAAATACAGATACCAAAGATACCAGAAAAACTATAGAAAAGTATTACAGTGGATTTTATTTAAggactactactattaaGGGATCCTATTACAGGAATCACCTACACTAATACAATCACGACGgtatataaacttataaaatatataattatttaactaaCTAGAAAAGATATTACCGCCGAATAGCTAGTActgttaatattataaaaagtatttatttagacaggattattataagaaattatatcTGATAGAGACAAGATATTCACATTAAaattttaagaaataataatagaagccTGTAGAActaaataaaacttattaacCGCAAACCATTAATAAACAGACAGATAAACAGAAAGGAtgatttaattaattaaataatatctataacaCTACCTTAATTAGAACTAAGATAATTAGGTtaaattattactaataGTACagtttactattaataatactagaaaTACTACTACGggtattatactatatattacaAATCTAGAAAGGAACCCAAGGATGAATTAGAAGATACTGCCAGCTGAAGAATAATCTAAAACagtactaataaaaattctatatttaaatatattatataagtcaATTACAGACAATATTAAAtaagcagaaaaaaagataaagttctattataataagaagTATAAGGGCATACTATAACTttagaagagagaaaaagtTTACCtactataataaactataggaataaaaaaatttaatatttagagtaAATAATCAAGTAATAaacttaatactataaaatatagattattcaGAATATAGGAAAGgcttataaataataattactacttaatactactaataagaATATAAGTTTACCTAATATTCCATATCTTATTACttaaactaataaaaaatcctaaaaatactaataataaagcaaCTgaatcagaagaagaatataagattaagaagATTCTAAATAAGAGATTAGAATACAGATAAATCTACTACCTTATCAAATAGGCCGGTTACTCACatgaaaataatatatagaagctAGTTAGGAACCTTAACTACCCTAAGAGAATCCAGGAATACTAGCAAGAAATTAGTTAAAAGCAACCGGattaaagaaagaagtattaaatatagaagaTAAAAGGACCGCGTTAATATAGactaaaaaagatataaaaataatccAGAAGACTCTGTTAatctctatctattatacCTCTatcttcttttatttttatttttcttcttctaatACTTCTAGTTcctctatttttttatatcttaaataataaagtccCCTGcatatttataaaaaagattatcttACTTTTTAAGATAGGATAAAAGAGCCAGggcttttttcttttaaattcttatcttattttagGCCTTTACAAGCCGACGCTATTTACTATCcgaaaataatatttttaaattaatataacaGGACTGACCACCTTCGGTAATATAATCCttataataagaagaacCTTTAACTTTAACATACAGCtatttaaaataagtatagtagGAGTAGGGAGTAACTATCATAAAACTACTCTccttaaaataatagataagcttattttttaatataccTAAATAAAAAGACATCGCGAGTCAGTACTgagatattaagaaaagaagtaagttagataatattattacttataaagaAAGCGctacttattatatctttaggACAAAGATCTTTAAAGAGAAGgattattagaaaatataaatattaatagctaATAAACCTACTACACCACAGCTAGCGCTGTAATAACAgcagaataataataaactaacCCGCGCATAGTCATGCTATAATACTAGATCTAAAGAAGTCTAGtaatataagtatactataagGAAACATAGACAGATCTATAAGAAACATATTAAGGATATACTCTGAGTATAGgataaatatagttaataaagaatatatatagtactattattactatatctaagtttactttttatttattattttcagaAGCACAactagtctattattataaaattacgtaagactatattatatctctattctCTTTAATTAACGCACTTATTAAAGACTCTTTTTCACTTgtattaagaataactaaGGATCGGCAGACCTTATCTGACAGGACTGTGCATATATACTACagttttatcttaatattttatctatatccAGAGCTATGAAAgcaggattattatataattctaagaaattatatattgaAAATGTGTATGGCAAGAAAGTATGtcagataaatatatattaaggaatcttattaattaaataggACCTGTTATATTTACCTTATTTTTCTATAGAAATCCCACATAAAAGTGAAGAAGAGGTGAAATcttaagatattaaagaattacCTAAGAGGCCTGAGGTTCAGCCTAATAGAGATAATATTCAggaaataattaatctattagaTTAATTAGATACTATAGGATTATTAGATCCTATAGAATACTCTACTTACCAAGTCCAAAGATCTGATatgctatatatattaaaaggATCTGAAGAACTTTGGCATCAATAATTAGGGCATCCCAGCCAGGAAACTCTAAAACACCTGGATTCAGCAGTCACAGGTGTAGAAATTACTGATTCAAGCCCTAATTCAGAGCTATGTTTAACATGTCAACTgtctaaattaaaaagacAGATATCAAGAAGATCTATTTTAATAGGAACTACCCCCTTTGAAATAATTTATTAGGACCTGATCCATTTGAATAAAGggattaaaaatataaactatattagtcatatttataatctatattcAAAATATTATCTAGGAAAAGCGATACAGTCAAAAGATCAAactactaaattattaaagtaaataatacagtatattaataaataatttaatatttaactaaaaCAATTTCATTCAGATAATGATcctaatctaaataaatttattgACTAATTAGAAGGCTTGATATTTAATACAAGCCCTATAGGGCAACCAgaataaaatctatttatagAAAGATCTGGAGCTCTAATATCAATAAAAATAagacttttattaatagaatcaggaattctaatatatttatagctatatactTTCGAAAcggctatatatatattaaatcaAACCCTAATAAAGTTACtagattagtaaatattatattaaaaactCTATAAAAGTTTATTAACTAAACCAGGCTACATAAAACCAATACCAGATCTATCTAACCtaaaaagatatagatcTACTGTATACACCCGAATTACAAATATCCCAAGACTCCAGAAATTAAAGCCACGTGCTTTAATAGGATATTTAATAAGGTATCAAagtttaaatatatagaaaatatagattttatataaaaataaagttatatCAGTAAGagactatatatttaataaaaataaaacctTCAAAAATAGTTCCCAAGCTATAGGAACTATTAATAACTCATATATAGAGATTAAACCTCTAAAAAATcctaaaattatttaaataattgaatctatttaattaaatgAAGAAATATATAAGGAACTTAATAAATCagaataataaagtttaCTTTCACCTTACTTTTCTATTGAATCTATATACAAAAGTGAAACTGAAGTGAATACTGAATCAGAACCTAAACTAGAAGATTAAATACTTAGAGATCTATCTGAAACACCAATTTAAATACCACCACAAGTATTAATTgataatagttaattaaaacttaataattataataagattataaagctaatttatctaaaataaaatagatcTCTATTATCTGACCAAGGATCTTTAAAAATAcctagaaattattatatcaatCAGGCATTCACAACAggaatctataatatttataaatattataaaaatgATTTActataactactaataaattagaaagagGTTCAGTCAAGtctatttaaaaataaatagatacAAGCAtgtgaaaaagaaattaactaattaaaataaatagatatataggAAGAAACCTATAAATTTATTCCTAATAGTTAACttctactattaaaataggtTTTcatatataaatttaatgAAAACAACTATTTATTAAGGCTAAAAGTAAGAATCTGTGTTAGAGGAGATCTATAAcctctaattaattaagaaacTAGGGTAGTTACCCTAGCTTCTAGAATTATTAGGATTATATTAGTCCTAATTACTGTATTTAATCTGGAGACTATCTAATTAGATATAGTAAATACTTTTCTAAACAGtcctattaataaaactatatatatttcaccTCTACCAGGATTTAgtttaaaaaataaagtcctaaaattaaaaaaattattatatagactACGACGCttactacttttataataaaaataaataggTGAGACACTAAAAGAACTAGAACTAAAATTAATCCCTGAAGACCTATATCTCTATTCAAATAATTTTAtgattttaataatttatatagatgACATAATcattatatttaactagaaaaattataaaaaagtacAAGAACTAAAGAATTccctattattaatatataaaataaaagaaataggaGAATTGATTAAGTTCttgaatataataatatatcgAAACCGTCTAGAATAAAAACTATGATTCTGTTAATATGATTATATTGAAAGATTTGcttattaattttatctaattaataaaactacactaaaaatattattaccTAGTAggaatctatattaaaataaaaactatattttaataaaagctgatatattattatatcaataAAAAgttagattaatattatatacagCTATAATATCTTGACCTGATATTATGAAAGGATATCAGATATTATCAGAATTTCTGATTAATCTAactctataatattaatatgcAGCAAATTATAtgatttaatatctatatgGAACTAAATACCTAGCTATTAAATACTCAACCTCACTAttatcttacttttttatagaagaactatataaaagtaaaaataaagtaaatctactaatattctatatagctaGTGATGCTgtctatatagataataaaaacaGAAAATCAtctaaaagatatattatatgttTATTTAGTAGactaattaattagttagctaaaaagtaaaaaactattatattattaactactGAAGCTGAATTACTAGCACTATCTTCTGCtagtaaataatttttatagtgGAAACGActctttaattttataagatttaatcCTATAGAAaaactactaatataatataataataaacaaaTAATTGATTTACTTACTCagctaaatttaatatatataataaaacttaaatatattgATATTCACTAATTATGGGTCCGACAAGAAATTCAAAAACAATCTATTAAAATCAAATAGATCCCTACTAATCAGATGATTATAGATGGCATGACTAAACTACTACTAACATAAAAATATCAAAAGTTTATCAATTAACTTCATATGTAAAAGTTGGAATCAACCGCATCGATGCTGTTTTCCCCAGCGGTGATAAGCAGGTCTGGTATTACTTCTATGGGGACAAGTACATCAGGAAGAACTATGATGGACATAGTTCCTCCACTTTAGAGAGTGGTCCTTGGCTCATTGCCGAAAGCTTCAAGTCCTTCAGAGGCTGGCCTTAGGTACTACAAGTACTTGTATCTACTATATCCGAGGGATCTCATTTTAACAACATATTGACTGCGTTCGATACTTTGCTGTTTTTCGATCCTTTTAGAGTACTATGTACCCAGTCTCTGCTAAAGAAAATGAATTGCACATCTTCAAGTCCAGCCCTGGGAATGTAGCCCTAATCAGGAACTGGTGAGTCACGTGGCTTTCCTCAGGCAGCGTTGAGGATGCCTGATCTTACAGTTGCAGTCGAGTCCCAGGTACTGTATGCTTTAGAGATTTAccttttatataatatactcATTAAACATATCTACTCCTGCATCGTTTGCGTCGGCTGTCTGTCTTCAACTGTTGATGTATACTACCTGTTCATTGATGGTTGGCTGTGTGAGATCACATGATGTGACATCGACTGCAGCTTGTATTTTACATGATTTGACTCTTGTTCATTTTTGTATTATATTCACAAGGCAGTTACTTGGAATATGCAGTGTCAGACCGTGTCTTTCATCATCAATGCCCCTAGGTGCCATTTGCCAGGCATTTGATATCCTTGAGGGAAGACTGTTCACCTGTCATTCAAAGTTGCGAAGGCTAAAATGCGCAGCGTTGATAAAATATCATCGAAGGTGGTGTTTGACTAGTCGCTGTCGGGTCCAAAGAGCATTTGAATTCGTTGCTCCCGAGTCCTCCTACTCAGGGCTTGAGTGATATCGGCATCGGTTGCGCGCCGGGTCTGGTTCTTGAAATAACACATCACGCCGTTTTGGTTTTGGCACCCGTACGCCCCACGCTCTCCCGACTGAAGTGCTGCCGAAGCAGCGAGGATGTCGGCGGCGGATGTCAGCCATACGGTCTCTGTGACCCACCACTGGCCTTTCGCGTCAGTGAAGCATTCCGGCATCGTGGTGATGGAGCCTTGGCGTTGGGTCTTGACGAAGAATACAATAGTTGAAACTAAGGCGGGGTTTGATGTTGAACACGAGGAAGGAGCACTTATTGAGACACGTATCTGGTCGTTCCTGGGCCTATTTAAGCACGTTGCCTTCTGTACGAGGAAGCCGTCAGTTGAGGCTACCACTGCCTTGCCCCTCAGTTGTTTCCCCGAGGCTCAGTTGGATAGCCCATTACATCCAAGGATGCGAGATCACGCCAACACCACAACAAGCAATCACGAGCAGTAGTTCACTGGCCATAATTCCTGCCAGTCTCGCTGGCGACCTGCGCAAAGGATCTTTACACGAGTCATCAGCCAGTTATCAGCCCATGCGCCCATTCTATAGGTGACGCTAGTATCATGGCAAGGCTTTGGCGGTTGAAGACCTGGCGTTAACCGAAAGATGCAGGCATTGACCCAGGAAGGATCGTGTGCGGTATTTTTGCCATTGGTTCCTATCACCGGGCTTTGCTTTCAAATATCCATCGACTGGGTGGAGAGGTACTGGAGAGACCGACTGGGTCCAGCACAGCAACCAGAGACGAAAGGCGGCGGTGGAATGAAAGGGCCAGTGCGCCAGACTCAAAGCCAAGAGACAGTAGCGAGTGGAAACCAGGTGTGGAAGAGAGGGGTCCTCACTCCGGTGACGAGGCTGTGTTCAACTGGATGCCAGTTCTACGGCCTTGTGCCAGCGTGGAGGGGAGGAGCCCAAGGCTATCAGATCCACTGCCTTGTCCGCACACGCTATAAAGGGCTTTGAGAGCAGTACTTGGCTTAGTCAGACCACTCTTACCATCACACCAGAGTAAATGCTTTTGGATTCCATGATTCCTTGAATATCGTCTAAATACCTTGTTCGGGATAATAGTCACGCAACTATACATTCACCAACACCGTTCGCGGCGCTACCAGTAGTCGACATGTGTACCTCTGGCGGATGCACTGGTAATGTGATAACGCATGTTACTTCTTGGGCCAACTGTACCGAAAGGGTTTATATCGCCACAGGAGGAGCGCATACTTCTCTAGGCATTCGAAACTGGAAGACCTGTGGAGCACCTTTCGCGAAAACATGGTGGGAAGAGTGCGACAAAATCATAATGATAACCCCTACAAAGACAACACAATACACCGTCTGTCCTAACCATCGGGCAAGACTTGAGTAGGTGAGCTTTCAAACAAAGAGTCAAGAGGCGGCCATCTACCAATACTAACGGCAACCAGCTCAATGCAAGGCCCTGAAGTGTGCTTAATCTCCTTGTTGGTGTGGTTGGTACCAGTAAAACCTCACGAAACTGCACCCTTTGCCACGCCGTAACTGTGTCGTCGCGACTCCGAAGAGGTCTTCAAGTCCGATACAGAGGATTTCAAAGACTGGATTTAAAGGAGGGACTTCCCGGGTTGATCGTCCTTGTTTGGGGTTTATAAATCAAGTCTACGTAGCCTAGTATCTGGTAGTTGAGTTTGGTTGGGTCAATTACGTCCTTTGAACTCTTAATATATTGCTGTAGCTCATTATGTGAGTGAACAATTGTCGACACTCCTTCCGTGATTCTGAATCTGTGCGCTGCCTCCTGTTGAGAGAGCTCTGTTGGATCATGGTAGCTTTGCTTCCACACATAAGGCCACCCTCCGAAGACGCAAGAAGTCCTGTTCCGAGGCCATGGGAGGAAACAAGGGTTTAAGTGACAATCTACCCCACTAGTGATAGTGTATGAACAGCGCAACGGCACTATCTATATCATAACCAAGAAGCACGAACTTGGCCTTTCCTGTCGGTCAATTAGTACGGCTTGAGAGCGCGTCGTAATCATTTAAGCTGGTTTCTGTCTCAAACCGTAAATGCTCAGCATCAGGATTGCCACGGGGAAGTAGGCTTTCCACGGATGCGTATTGCTGGTCAGAGGAGTTGTCGAGTGTGATGAGGCGAGGAACGCCCGCCAGGTTCCAAATTGACGCCGCGATATGCAGCGGCTCGCTGTCCATTACAAGTAGCTTCGCCTTTGAGTTTGACTCGAGCAGACGAGCCGGAATATCTGTCTCAGACAATCCGTGCTGCACGGGGATAAGCGCTACTCTGGTTCCAGCAGCCACGCCACCAAAGTAGGGAATGGGGTGATGGATCTGCTTCGAAGAGTTTAGTATAGTTCTCGGGAAGAGGCACGGATGTGTTTATACGTATACTGTCCTTGGCCAAGATGCCCTCACCAAAATCAGACTTCTCGTGTTCATACTGCCTTGCATCCCATTCAGTCCAACCCCCATGGTCTCTGAGTAGTTTTGCTGCACCGAGCTCAGCTGCATCCTGATTAGcatctgctcctccatccagtAGCATGTCCATGGTTTGAACACTCCCATCTTCTACTCCCTCTTGTAATGCCGAGAAGTTTGTTCTGAAGAAGAACGTCTTGCAGTGCATCAATATCTGCACCCCAGCAGATATTTTACCAGGGAAATATCGGTTCGGCCCACTGCAGGCCCGAGGAGCGTAAATCCAACATCAGAATCTCTGTCGGTTCGTTTATTGATATCGGAGTCAACATCAAGGAGCATCGGGAGAATATCGGGAGTTCCTGCCTCAATCGCGGCCTTTAGCGCTTCTCCTGATATAGGAACGTTCATTTCGAGAAAAGAAGACTTTGACCAGCTCCCAGTTTGTCGAGAGCAGTGCTTAGAGATGAACAAGTTGCGCATATCAATAGCTGCTCGGGAGTCTCTGAAGTTGGAAGCTATCACCAAAGGCGGCCTAGAAAAGCCACCATCGAAGCCGGGGTGTCGGGATTGATTCCAGCTGCCAAAGCCATCCGAACTGTTCTTATGTCCTGCGATCTGACTGCGCTTGCAGAAGGCTTGTGGGCTATAGCATGTACTGTTGCCCCAGGGACAGACAGTAGATATTCAAGGTTCTTGACGGTATTCAGGCCCGATAGATAGAGTAATGCCATCTCCGCCAGATCTTCCTTGCTGAATCTGGGCTCTTCATACTTCTCATCATAGGAGTCTATATCCAAGTTTGTTATCGGGTTCGCAGGTGCCTGGCGTCCAGCCGCTGATATCTAAATTTGGGGCCCACTAGGCGGATCAATAACCCCTGGTATGCCATATGGGAAATTCCGTACTTCTTCGATCTAGAGCGGGATGTTTCTGGGATAATCCGATTGGTCCCTGGCAAAAATTGCGATAGAACTGATGCGAGAAACACTCACTGACAAGACCACGCCTTGGAAGGTCTAGATGATGTGTTCGACAAGGTCGTCAATGGCCATGATAGCGTTGTATATAAGTCTCCATCATGTTCCTGATAGCCCTTCATCCTTTCTTTCCTGAAACTAACAACGCTTTCGAACCTTCAAACGCTTTTTCTTTTGAATTAGCTCCTTGTCCTCAGCTTCTCTCAATAGCTTTACCATGTCGTGCGCCGATGCCAGCTTTTAGCGCGTTGAACCCAACTCGTTTCTGCAGCCATGATTATCATACAACGGCAAAGCACAACGATCCCTGACTGCGTTGCTGCTTTGAGAGATAACACCAAGTCTTGAGTAAGTGCAGATGAGATGGGTGACAACACGGTAAGAATACTACCTACTGGAGTGAGATGAGAGGGAAGAGTCTATAGAATTTAGGGGACTACTATaattctctaaatatatgATGAATAGAGGCTAAGTTTATATCAGCCCGCAATACATCCAGCTCTTAACGTGTTTAATAGGCTAATTCAGCTTCTTGAACCAGACTGCTTCTGCGTCCGTATCCCATTGCCACCATAGCCCGCCCTCATCAACCACGAACTTAAGCAGCATCTGCTCATAATTTCTCGCGATAATCGCCTGCGTTTTCATGTAGTCCTCGCTCGGCTGAAAGAAACTGTACACGTCCGCCTGGTAGAAGACCAACGAACACTGCGAGGCAAGACGCTGGTTGAACACGACAGCAAGACCCTGCTTTGCCTCCACGATACTCAAAGTAAACCGATCATTAATGGCGCGGTAGTCACCGACATAAAGCATCACATCTCGCTCAGTATCATAATCTCGCCGATTTCTCGTCCACGGCTCTTCAAGATGATCACGGTAGAATTTCCCTGCCAGGGTCGCCTCCTGCCTCACCCACGGCAGTAAATCCACCTCGGGCCTCAGGTCAAAGAGAGCCTGGATAAGGGCCTGCGCTGTAAAGTCACTTGCATCACCAAAGTCCCGACCATTCGTAGCTGTCACGACGGCACTCTGTGTCTCCGGGAACGTATACACAGAGAATATCGATCCCCGCATCCCACCTGTATGGCCCACGGCCGTAAGCGGGGCAGGCACAAATTCCTTGCCCAGGATATACTCCAGGTGAGCTTGATGCTCTTTGCTCTGCGAGAGTGCGTTCCCGCTGAATGAGCTTAGCTTTGAGGACGGCAGGTCGACTCGGAACCAGCCCATTCCGTACGCGGCCGGCTTGCTGAATTCAAAGTCGTCTGGGGGAAAGGACCAGTATCCGCGGCGGACGCGGGAAACTTGCTTcagggggttgttggggacAGTCCGTGTGTAGCTCGGGTCTGTTTCGCTGCGCTCGGCGTCCATTACTGCAATGCACCAGCTTAGCATGTCGTCTAGGGAGCTGCGCATGCCCATGCCTGCGAGGAGCGGGGAGTGGTTGGCGCAGGGCCACGAAGTATCCGGCAGGTGATGGTACTCTCCGTTGCTTAGCTTCGTGCATGGAGCAGCGATATTATCATCATCGGCAATGTCAGCATAAGTCACAATTGTCCTGCTCATCCCAAGCGGCTCCAGGATCCTCTCTTTCACAAAACCCGCAAACCGCTGGCCGGATACGCGCTCGATGACAAGCGCCACCAGGCCCACTGCGGCATTATTATACAGCCACTGTTCGTTAAACCTCTGCTGCCCACTTCTGTTCCTAGTAGGCATTGTGTTGAGAATCGAAACCAGATCCCCCGCATCACTCGCAATAGTGCCCCTCGGAGCCACAGTAAGCATAACAGGCGATGCAAGACCTGTAGTGTGTCTTAGGCAATCGATAATATCAGCGTCCTGCCCAATGCGCGCATCGCCTGAGGGGTTAAACTCCGGT
This genomic interval from Aspergillus puulaauensis MK2 DNA, chromosome 7, nearly complete sequence contains the following:
- a CDS encoding serine hydrolase domain-containing protein (COG:V;~EggNog:ENOG410PWMC;~InterPro:IPR001466,IPR012338;~MEROPS:MER0026262;~PFAM:PF00144), which produces MDEQQEVSAALSRLSASLPQIHQIHSICQTPSITFGVVHRGRVIMQKSFGYRDSELTLPADSNTIYMLGSCSKMFTAAAVGILVEEGKLSWSDPIQQHLPEFNPSGDARIGQDADIIDCLRHTTGLASPVMLTVAPRGTIASDAGDLVSILNTMPTRNRSGQQRFNEQWLYNNAAVGLVALVIERVSGQRFAGFVKERILEPLGMSRTIVTYADIADDDNIAAPCTKLSNGEYHHLPDTSWPCANHSPLLAGMGMRSSLDDMLSWCIAVMDAERSETDPSYTRTVPNNPLKQVSRVRRGYWSFPPDDFEFSKPAAYGMGWFRVDLPSSKLSSFSGNALSQSKEHQAHLEYILGKEFVPAPLTAVGHTGGMRGSIFSVYTFPETQSAVVTATNGRDFGDASDFTAQALIQALFDLRPEVDLLPWVRQEATLAGKFYRDHLEEPWTRNRRDYDTERDVMLYVGDYRAINDRFTLSIVEAKQGLAVVFNQRLASQCSLVFYQADVYSFFQPSEDYMKTQAIIARNYEQMLLKFVVDEGGLWWQWDTDAEAVWFKKLN
- a CDS encoding uncharacterized protein (COG:I;~EggNog:ENOG410PVSX;~InterPro:IPR036770), whose protein sequence is MNVPISGEALKAAIEAGTPDILPMLLDVDSDINKRTDRDSDVGFTLLGPAVGRTDISLILMHCKTFFFRTNFSALQEGVEDGSVQTMDMLLDGGADANQDAAELGAAKLLRDHGGWTEWDARQYEHEKSDFGEGILAKDSIRINTSIHHPIPYFGGVAAGTRVALIPVQHGLSETDIPARLLESNSKAKLLVMDSEPLHIAASIWNLAGVPRLITLDNSSDQQYASVESLLPRGNPDAEHLRFETETSLNDYDALSSRTN